From one Gammaproteobacteria bacterium genomic stretch:
- the rng gene encoding ribonuclease G, with protein MSTEILVNIGPQETRVALVDGGVVQEAYVQRASRQGVVGNIYKGRVNRVLPGMQAAFVEIGLARTAFLHVGDMVQSGGGENGESIAPPPVNQLLHEGQDVLVQVLKDPLGTKGARLTTLPSVPSRYLVLLPFDKHVGVSARIEDEAERERLKTIMSGLVAELAPNYGVIVRTVGEGASAEALAQDMQFLVKLWRSISEQARSARPGDLVHGDLPLSMRILRDLLGTDVDRVRIDSFEECGRVRAFAERFVPDAASLVEHYDGAAPIFDLYGVEDDLNRALDRRVELKSGGHLVVDQTEAMTTIDVNTGAFTGHRNLDETILKTNLEAAQAIARQLRLRNLGGIIIIDFIDMKNEDHRVQVMRALEKGLARDPARNQVCPVSPLGLVEMTRKRTRESLGHILCEPCPACEGRGYVKTVETVCHEVFREIQRSARQFEAKAFLVIAAPKIVTRLMEEQTVGLAELEASLGRPIRLQAESLYLQDNFDVVPL; from the coding sequence GTGAGTACTGAAATCCTCGTCAACATCGGGCCCCAGGAGACCCGCGTCGCGCTGGTCGATGGCGGCGTCGTGCAGGAAGCCTACGTGCAGCGTGCCTCGCGCCAGGGCGTGGTCGGCAACATCTACAAGGGGCGCGTCAATCGAGTACTGCCGGGCATGCAGGCCGCGTTCGTGGAAATCGGGCTGGCCCGCACCGCCTTTCTGCATGTCGGTGACATGGTGCAGTCCGGCGGCGGCGAGAACGGCGAATCGATCGCGCCACCGCCGGTGAACCAATTGCTGCACGAAGGCCAGGACGTGCTGGTGCAGGTGCTCAAGGACCCGCTGGGCACCAAGGGTGCGCGGCTGACCACGCTGCCCTCGGTACCGTCCCGCTATTTGGTGTTGCTGCCGTTCGACAAGCATGTGGGTGTGTCCGCGCGGATCGAGGACGAGGCCGAGCGCGAACGTTTGAAAACCATCATGAGCGGCCTGGTCGCGGAGCTGGCCCCCAACTACGGCGTGATTGTGCGCACCGTGGGCGAGGGCGCCTCGGCCGAGGCCCTGGCGCAGGACATGCAGTTTCTGGTCAAGCTCTGGCGCTCGATCAGCGAACAGGCACGCAGCGCCAGACCCGGTGATCTGGTTCACGGCGATCTGCCGCTGTCGATGCGCATCCTGCGCGACCTGCTCGGCACCGACGTGGACCGCGTACGCATCGACAGCTTCGAGGAATGCGGGCGTGTCCGCGCCTTTGCGGAGCGGTTCGTGCCGGACGCGGCTTCGCTGGTCGAACACTACGACGGTGCGGCCCCGATCTTTGACCTGTACGGGGTCGAGGATGATCTCAATCGGGCGCTGGATCGGCGTGTGGAACTCAAGTCCGGCGGTCATCTGGTGGTCGACCAGACCGAGGCGATGACCACGATCGACGTCAATACCGGCGCCTTCACCGGGCATCGCAATCTCGACGAGACCATCCTCAAGACCAACCTCGAAGCCGCCCAGGCGATCGCGCGGCAACTGCGGCTGCGCAATCTCGGCGGCATCATCATCATCGACTTCATCGACATGAAGAACGAGGATCACCGCGTGCAGGTGATGCGTGCGCTGGAGAAGGGGCTGGCGCGCGATCCAGCCCGCAACCAGGTGTGTCCGGTGTCGCCACTGGGCCTGGTCGAGATGACGCGCAAGCGCACGCGCGAGTCGCTGGGACACATCCTGTGCGAACCGTGCCCGGCCTGCGAAGGGCGCGGCTACGTCAAGACCGTGGAAACGGTGTGCCATGAGGTATTCCGCGAAATCCAGCGCTCGGCCCGGCAGTTCGAGGCCAAGGCGTTTCTGGTGATCGCCGCGCCCAAGATCGTGACGCGGCTGATGGAAGAGCAGACCGTAGGTCTGGCAGAGCTCGAAGCCAGCCTCGGACGCCCGATCCGCCTGCAGGCAGAAAGCCTGTACCTGCAGGACAACTTTGACGTGGTACCCCTGTGA
- a CDS encoding Maf family nucleotide pyrophosphatase: MTKVLLASKSPRRQALLRQLGVDFAVLDVDVPEVPRPGQSPIEYAVSVAAAKARAGAIRAGTESVVLGADTDVSVDGEILGKPPNPEHAAQMLLRLSAREHQVCSAVAIVHGGELRTALSVTTVEFGPISEAAAMAYAETGEPLGKAGAYAIQGYAARWVRSIKGSYSGVVGLPLFETAALLDSLSLSTQPPTTPPNSP; the protein is encoded by the coding sequence ATGACCAAAGTCCTACTCGCATCCAAGTCGCCACGCCGACAGGCGTTGTTGCGCCAGCTCGGCGTGGACTTTGCCGTTCTCGACGTGGATGTTCCGGAAGTGCCGCGCCCGGGCCAGTCTCCGATCGAGTACGCGGTGTCCGTCGCCGCCGCCAAGGCGCGCGCCGGCGCCATCCGTGCAGGTACCGAATCGGTGGTGCTGGGGGCAGACACGGACGTCTCGGTCGACGGCGAGATACTGGGCAAGCCGCCGAATCCCGAGCATGCCGCGCAAATGCTGCTGCGGCTGTCGGCGCGCGAGCATCAGGTGTGCAGCGCTGTCGCGATCGTGCACGGCGGCGAGTTGCGCACCGCGCTGTCCGTCACTACCGTCGAGTTCGGTCCGATTTCCGAGGCAGCGGCGATGGCCTATGCCGAAACCGGCGAACCGCTCGGCAAGGCTGGCGCCTACGCGATTCAGGGCTATGCCGCGCGTTGGGTACGGTCGATCAAGGGCAGTTACAGTGGTGTGGTGGGTTTGCCGCTGTTCGAGACCGCCGCGCTGCTGGACTCCCTGAGCCTTTCCACCCAGCCTCCGACTACGCCCCCGAATTCGCCGTGA
- the msrA gene encoding peptide-methionine (S)-S-oxide reductase MsrA, with product MNLRPGRVRRFAGIALASLAVTLMAVPGIAREATATAIFAGGCFWCTESDFEKLDGVVEAVSGYIGGDVRNPSYKQVSAGATGHAEAVRVSYHPDEISYPELVQHFWRTIDPTVKDQQFCDHGRQYRSAIFYEDAEQKQIAEDSLKALQASGRFARIETEISQAGPFYEAEDYHQDYYKKNAVRYKFYRWNCGRDQRLEEIWGEP from the coding sequence ATGAACCTGCGCCCGGGCCGGGTGCGCCGCTTCGCCGGCATTGCCCTGGCGAGCCTGGCGGTGACGCTGATGGCGGTGCCGGGCATTGCCAGGGAGGCGACGGCGACGGCGATCTTTGCCGGCGGCTGCTTTTGGTGCACGGAGTCGGACTTCGAGAAGCTCGATGGCGTGGTCGAGGCAGTGTCCGGCTACATTGGCGGTGACGTCAGGAATCCGAGTTACAAGCAGGTGAGCGCCGGTGCAACCGGGCACGCCGAGGCGGTGCGCGTGAGCTATCACCCCGACGAAATCAGCTATCCGGAACTCGTGCAGCATTTCTGGCGGACCATCGACCCCACGGTCAAGGATCAGCAGTTCTGCGATCACGGTCGTCAGTACCGCAGCGCGATCTTCTATGAGGACGCCGAGCAGAAGCAGATTGCCGAGGACAGTCTCAAGGCGCTGCAGGCCAGTGGTCGTTTCGCACGCATCGAAACCGAGATCAGCCAGGCCGGACCGTTCTACGAGGCGGAGGACTATCACCAGGATTACTACAAGAAAAACGCGGTTCGCTACAAGTTCTACCGCTGGAACTGCGGACGCGATCAGCGCCTTGAGGAAATCTGGGGCGAGCCGTAG
- the msrB gene encoding peptide-methionine (R)-S-oxide reductase MsrB: MDRRNFLGVLGAGFIVGIAPARADDTSQPATPRTGDMTPIDKPKAEWKQLLEPERYEVLFKEATERAGTSPLNKEKRDGTFICAACYLPLFDARFKFESGTGWPSFYDTLPDAVDTKRDFKLVWPRTEYHCARCGGHQGHLFEDGPKPTGLRYCNNGLALQFVPDGETLPDLRS, from the coding sequence ATGGACCGCAGAAATTTCCTGGGAGTCCTCGGCGCGGGCTTTATCGTCGGTATTGCCCCGGCTCGCGCTGACGACACATCCCAACCCGCAACCCCGAGGACCGGCGACATGACGCCCATCGACAAACCCAAGGCCGAGTGGAAACAGCTGCTCGAGCCCGAGCGTTACGAGGTACTTTTCAAGGAAGCCACCGAGCGCGCCGGCACCAGCCCGCTGAACAAGGAAAAGCGGGACGGCACCTTCATCTGCGCCGCCTGCTACCTGCCGCTGTTCGACGCCCGCTTCAAGTTCGAAAGCGGTACCGGTTGGCCCAGCTTCTACGACACGCTGCCGGATGCGGTGGACACCAAGCGCGATTTCAAGCTGGTGTGGCCGCGTACCGAATACCACTGCGCGCGCTGCGGTGGGCATCAGGGTCATCTGTTCGAAGACGGCCCCAAACCCACCGGGCTGCGTTACTGCAACAACGGCCTGGCCTTGCAGTTCGTGCCGGACGGCGAGACGCTGCCGGACCTGCGCTCATGA
- a CDS encoding DUF423 domain-containing protein, with product MSPRTILTLAAALGALAVIVGAFGAHALRTRLEPELLAVWRTGVEYQFYHVFALLVVGLFAAQRPSTLLSVAACLFIAGIVVFSGSLYALALSGIRVLGAVTPFGGLAMIAGWICLAFAAWRQ from the coding sequence ATGAGTCCACGCACGATATTGACGCTGGCCGCCGCGCTCGGTGCGCTGGCGGTCATCGTCGGCGCCTTCGGCGCCCATGCCCTGCGCACGCGCCTGGAGCCGGAACTGCTCGCAGTCTGGCGTACCGGCGTCGAATATCAGTTCTATCATGTGTTCGCGCTGCTGGTCGTGGGGCTGTTTGCTGCACAGCGCCCGTCGACCTTGCTGAGCGTGGCGGCCTGCCTGTTCATTGCCGGAATCGTGGTCTTCTCAGGCAGTCTTTACGCGCTGGCGCTGTCCGGTATTCGCGTGCTCGGTGCGGTCACGCCATTCGGCGGTCTGGCGATGATTGCCGGCTGGATCTGTCTGGCGTTCGCCGCCTGGCGGCAGTGA
- a CDS encoding saccharopine dehydrogenase NADP-binding domain-containing protein, producing MKNTHRDYDIILFGATGFTGRLTAEYLAREGGKDLRWALAGRNPAKLAAVRESLAAIDPQCAELPLLDADINDAGGMRALAESARVIITTVGPYILYGETLVAACAEAGTDYVDLTGEPEFVDTMWLRHQDTALKSGARLVHCCGFDSIPHDLGAYYTVQQLPPDVPLTVRGYVRAGGTFSSGTYHSAIHAFSRMRDYSKVRQARVARERDPESKRRVGDAGGGVQFNHELDTWVVPFPSVDPQIVKRSARALDRYGPDFRYAHFVQVKKLHSVAALIGGAGAVFVAAQFGPSRDWLLSKRKSGDGPSPEQRAKGWFRVRFFGEAKDAAKTRVAVDVRGGDPGYGETSKMLAESALCLAFDELPDRAGQLTTAAAMGDALIVRLQRAGISFEVVSSESKVVA from the coding sequence ATGAAGAACACCCACCGCGACTACGACATCATCCTGTTCGGCGCCACCGGATTCACCGGCCGCCTCACGGCCGAATACCTGGCGCGCGAGGGCGGCAAGGACCTGCGCTGGGCGCTGGCGGGGCGCAATCCGGCCAAGCTGGCCGCGGTGCGCGAATCCTTGGCCGCCATCGACCCGCAATGCGCCGAGCTGCCGCTGCTGGATGCCGACATCAATGATGCCGGCGGCATGCGCGCACTGGCCGAATCGGCGCGTGTGATCATCACCACGGTCGGTCCGTACATCCTTTACGGCGAAACCCTGGTGGCCGCCTGCGCCGAAGCCGGCACCGACTACGTGGATCTCACCGGTGAACCGGAATTCGTCGACACCATGTGGTTGCGCCACCAGGACACCGCGCTCAAGTCCGGCGCGCGACTCGTGCATTGCTGCGGTTTCGACAGCATTCCGCACGACCTCGGCGCCTATTACACGGTGCAGCAATTGCCGCCAGATGTGCCGCTGACGGTGCGCGGCTACGTGCGCGCTGGCGGCACCTTCTCCAGCGGCACCTATCATTCGGCGATTCATGCCTTCTCGCGCATGCGCGACTATTCCAAGGTACGGCAGGCGCGGGTGGCGCGTGAGCGCGACCCCGAGTCCAAACGTCGTGTCGGCGATGCTGGCGGCGGCGTGCAGTTCAATCACGAACTCGATACCTGGGTGGTACCGTTTCCGTCCGTGGACCCGCAGATCGTCAAGCGATCGGCGCGCGCGTTGGACCGCTACGGGCCGGACTTTCGCTACGCGCATTTCGTGCAGGTCAAGAAACTGCACTCCGTCGCTGCGCTGATCGGTGGGGCGGGCGCCGTGTTCGTCGCCGCGCAGTTCGGACCGAGCCGCGACTGGTTGCTGTCCAAGCGAAAATCCGGAGACGGCCCTTCGCCCGAGCAGCGCGCCAAGGGCTGGTTTCGTGTGCGTTTCTTCGGTGAAGCCAAGGACGCGGCGAAGACGCGCGTGGCGGTGGACGTGCGCGGTGGCGATCCCGGTTATGGCGAAACTTCGAAGATGCTCGCCGAATCAGCCCTGTGCCTGGCTTTCGACGAGTTGCCGGACCGGGCGGGTCAGCTCACCACGGCCGCTGCGATGGGGGATGCGCTGATCGTTCGCCTGCAGCGCGCCGGGATCAGCTTCGAAGTCGTGTCCAGCGAAAGCAAGGTGGTCGCATGA
- the cysC gene encoding adenylyl-sulfate kinase, translating into MPASGFTLFLTGLPGAGKSTVAAALQKHLERECGRRSTILDGDVVREMLSSGLTFTRADRELNVRRIGYVATEVTRHGGICICAVIAPYRGARDDARERVQGVGRFYEIHMSTPPQVCEARDPKGLYRRARRGEIKGFTGVDDPYEAPLSPQASIDTSRLTVDEAVHCILRLPRLDGLL; encoded by the coding sequence ATGCCTGCATCGGGTTTCACCCTGTTCCTGACCGGATTGCCGGGTGCCGGCAAGTCCACTGTCGCGGCTGCGCTGCAGAAGCATCTCGAACGCGAATGCGGGCGCCGTTCGACGATACTCGACGGCGACGTGGTGCGCGAAATGCTGTCGTCCGGCTTGACCTTCACCCGCGCCGACCGCGAGCTGAACGTGCGCCGGATCGGCTATGTCGCCACCGAAGTCACACGTCACGGCGGCATCTGCATCTGCGCGGTGATTGCGCCCTATCGCGGCGCGCGCGACGATGCGCGCGAACGCGTGCAGGGGGTCGGCCGTTTCTACGAGATTCACATGTCGACGCCGCCTCAGGTCTGCGAAGCGCGCGATCCCAAGGGACTCTATCGGCGCGCACGGCGCGGCGAGATCAAGGGCTTCACCGGCGTCGACGATCCGTACGAGGCGCCACTGAGTCCGCAGGCCTCGATCGATACCAGCCGGCTGACGGTGGACGAGGCGGTGCACTGCATCCTGCGTCTGCCGCGCCTTGATGGACTGCTTTGA
- a CDS encoding DUF2845 domain-containing protein, which translates to MQDGVRGAVAIPCPNACCLWLAALCLAVLLPVPTMAADSLRCGSRIVSTGARALEVEAVCGEPDYRDVWSYQVRGRIVADDEEWTYNFGANQLLRILHFSNGRLSRIDSDGYGFSTRRGANCQPADIVEGVSKYRLLARCGEPDAQEATQLLAPSREHRYHHAYPGGPRDWTVQQVYRERWLYDFGSSYLQREVTLENGRVTDVQNGQRGFLN; encoded by the coding sequence TTGCAAGATGGCGTCCGGGGCGCCGTTGCCATTCCATGCCCGAACGCGTGTTGCCTGTGGCTGGCGGCCCTGTGTCTGGCCGTGCTGCTGCCGGTGCCGACGATGGCCGCAGACAGCCTGCGTTGCGGCTCGCGCATCGTCTCCACCGGCGCACGTGCGCTCGAAGTCGAGGCGGTCTGCGGCGAGCCGGACTATCGCGACGTCTGGAGCTATCAAGTGCGGGGTCGGATCGTGGCCGACGACGAGGAGTGGACCTACAACTTCGGCGCCAACCAATTGCTGCGGATTCTTCATTTCTCGAACGGCCGTCTGAGCCGCATCGACAGCGACGGCTACGGTTTCTCGACGCGCCGCGGCGCCAACTGCCAACCCGCCGACATCGTCGAGGGCGTGTCCAAATACCGTCTGCTCGCGCGCTGCGGCGAGCCGGATGCGCAGGAGGCGACGCAGTTGCTGGCCCCGTCACGCGAGCATCGATACCACCACGCCTATCCAGGCGGCCCGCGCGACTGGACCGTGCAGCAGGTTTATCGCGAGCGCTGGCTTTACGATTTCGGCTCCAGTTACCTGCAACGCGAGGTCACGCTGGAGAATGGGCGGGTGACGGACGTGCAGAACGGTCAGCGCGGTTTTCTCAACTGA
- a CDS encoding thioredoxin family protein, whose protein sequence is MTPFLRRLRTLSLAMLVLPCGPALAAPVLLDHIEAELVSEVNAAQAGAEGASEFWVALRLRPDAEWHTYWRNPGDSGLATRLQWTLPEGVSAGEIHWPYPHREALGELTNYGYSGETLHLVPIRLPADWPAGKPVELQARASWLVCRDICIPGDTELSLEVPTHSDANTPDPIWASFFAQTRAQLPVDVDWPARFTVSDPDISIAVDGVTVAADTEVDFFPFANDLVNHAAAQRFAGDGGDTLRWSQTLSDYFVEAPQPVEGVLVIHDGEPAHAYRIRATPGSVAPVEAAINVSSEASEAVPDGTDARPTDASTLGFFTGLVFAFLGGLVLNLMPCVFPVLSIKAVSLLESDEGRGGHLRHSLAYTGGVLICFAILAGVLLGLRGGGDAVGWGFQLQQPLFVAALAYLFFAMALSLSGLVHFGTRWMGVGQSLTTRGGLRGSFFTGVLAVVVASPCSAPFMGVALGYALTQPPAMALTVFLALGLGLASPFLLIGLVPALARLLPRPGAWMESFKQFMAFPLYLTVVWLLWVLGGLTDRSGMALAGIGLVLVAFVAWLWHRPGPMALVFKLAAAAGAIAVLAHPLVRTVSPPSQAGAEQHAEWQAYSPERLSAARDSGQTVFVNFTADWCITCKVNERVALSSSRVKQAFVRDAVVYLKGDWTRSDPQITEMLERYGRSGVPLYLVFRNGGEAEVLPQLLTPDIVIDSLQTGAASS, encoded by the coding sequence ATGACTCCTTTTTTGCGCCGGCTGCGCACCCTGAGCCTCGCCATGCTGGTCCTGCCATGTGGACCGGCCCTGGCCGCACCGGTACTGCTCGATCATATCGAAGCCGAACTGGTCTCCGAGGTCAATGCGGCCCAGGCTGGAGCCGAGGGCGCTTCAGAGTTCTGGGTGGCGCTGCGGCTGCGGCCCGATGCCGAATGGCACACCTACTGGCGTAACCCCGGTGACTCCGGCCTGGCAACGCGTCTGCAATGGACCTTGCCGGAGGGCGTGTCCGCCGGCGAGATTCACTGGCCCTATCCGCACCGTGAAGCGCTCGGCGAGCTGACCAACTACGGTTACAGCGGCGAAACCCTGCACCTGGTCCCGATCCGGCTGCCGGCGGACTGGCCGGCCGGCAAGCCGGTGGAACTTCAGGCCCGCGCCAGCTGGCTGGTGTGCCGCGACATCTGCATCCCCGGCGATACCGAACTGTCGCTGGAAGTGCCAACCCATTCGGACGCCAATACACCCGATCCAATCTGGGCTTCGTTCTTCGCACAGACCCGCGCGCAGTTGCCGGTCGACGTGGACTGGCCCGCCCGGTTCACGGTGAGCGACCCGGACATCTCGATCGCCGTGGACGGCGTCACCGTCGCCGCCGACACCGAGGTCGATTTCTTTCCGTTCGCCAACGACCTGGTCAACCACGCGGCGGCGCAACGCTTTGCCGGCGATGGCGGCGACACCCTGCGCTGGAGCCAGACGCTCAGCGATTATTTCGTCGAGGCGCCGCAACCGGTCGAAGGCGTGCTGGTGATCCACGATGGCGAACCGGCCCACGCATATCGCATCCGCGCCACGCCGGGCAGCGTCGCGCCGGTCGAGGCCGCGATCAACGTCAGCAGTGAAGCAAGCGAGGCGGTGCCCGACGGCACGGACGCCAGGCCGACCGACGCCAGCACCCTGGGCTTTTTCACCGGCCTGGTTTTCGCGTTTCTCGGCGGCCTGGTCCTGAACCTGATGCCCTGCGTATTCCCGGTGCTGTCGATCAAGGCGGTTTCGCTGCTCGAATCCGATGAGGGTCGTGGCGGACATCTACGCCACTCGCTGGCCTATACCGGGGGCGTCCTGATCTGCTTCGCGATACTGGCCGGCGTACTGCTCGGACTGCGTGGCGGCGGGGACGCCGTCGGCTGGGGGTTCCAGCTCCAGCAACCGCTGTTCGTCGCGGCCCTGGCCTACCTGTTCTTCGCAATGGCGCTGTCGTTGTCGGGCCTCGTCCACTTCGGGACGCGCTGGATGGGCGTGGGCCAGTCCCTGACCACGCGCGGTGGCCTGCGCGGCTCGTTCTTCACCGGCGTGCTGGCGGTGGTCGTGGCCAGCCCCTGTTCGGCGCCGTTCATGGGTGTGGCACTGGGCTACGCCTTGACGCAGCCACCGGCGATGGCGCTGACCGTCTTCCTGGCGCTGGGCCTGGGCCTGGCCTCGCCATTCCTGCTGATCGGACTGGTTCCGGCACTCGCACGCTTGCTGCCGCGTCCCGGCGCATGGATGGAGTCGTTCAAGCAGTTCATGGCCTTTCCGCTGTATCTGACGGTGGTCTGGCTGCTGTGGGTGCTCGGTGGATTGACCGATCGCAGCGGCATGGCGCTGGCCGGAATCGGCTTGGTGCTGGTCGCCTTCGTCGCCTGGCTATGGCATCGGCCCGGGCCGATGGCGCTGGTATTCAAACTGGCCGCGGCTGCTGGCGCCATCGCGGTGCTCGCGCATCCGCTGGTGCGCACGGTGTCGCCGCCGTCCCAGGCCGGCGCCGAGCAGCACGCCGAATGGCAGGCCTATTCCCCGGAGCGGCTCAGCGCCGCCCGCGATTCCGGTCAGACCGTGTTCGTGAATTTCACCGCGGACTGGTGCATCACCTGCAAGGTCAACGAACGCGTGGCGCTGTCCAGCAGTCGCGTCAAACAGGCCTTCGTCCGCGACGCGGTGGTTTATCTCAAAGGGGACTGGACACGGTCCGATCCTCAGATCACCGAGATGCTGGAACGCTACGGCCGCAGCGGCGTACCGCTGTATCTGGTATTCCGCAACGGCGGCGAAGCCGAAGTGCTGCCGCAGTTGCTGACCCCCGATATCGTCATCGATTCCCTACAAACCGGTGCGGCTTCGTCCTGA
- a CDS encoding thioredoxin family protein, whose protein sequence is MHSINQTIRFALAAVVLSAAGTAQAAADVGAAAPDFSLPDSNGETRSLSDFGGQYVVLEWTNDGCPFVRKHYGSGNMQSLQKEYTAKDVAWLSIISSAPGEQGHVSGAEANALTAERDAAPTAVLLDPSGDVGREYGAKTTPHMYIIDPKGTLIYAGGIDSIPSANPQDIEKATPYVKLALDEAMAGKPVSQAQTRPYGCSVKY, encoded by the coding sequence ATGCACAGCATCAATCAGACGATCCGCTTTGCCCTGGCCGCCGTGGTATTGAGCGCGGCCGGCACAGCGCAGGCCGCCGCCGATGTCGGCGCGGCCGCCCCGGATTTCTCGCTGCCGGACAGCAATGGCGAGACCCGCAGCCTCTCCGATTTCGGTGGCCAGTATGTGGTACTGGAATGGACCAACGACGGCTGCCCGTTCGTTCGCAAACACTACGGCAGCGGCAACATGCAGTCCCTGCAGAAGGAATACACCGCCAAGGATGTCGCCTGGCTGTCGATCATTTCCTCCGCCCCCGGCGAGCAAGGCCATGTCAGCGGCGCCGAGGCCAATGCGCTGACCGCGGAACGTGACGCCGCACCGACCGCCGTGCTGCTCGATCCCAGCGGCGATGTCGGCCGCGAGTACGGCGCCAAGACCACGCCGCACATGTACATCATCGATCCCAAGGGCACGCTGATCTACGCCGGCGGCATCGACAGCATCCCATCCGCCAATCCTCAGGACATCGAAAAAGCAACGCCCTACGTCAAGCTGGCGCTGGACGAGGCAATGGCCGGCAAGCCGGTCAGCCAGGCACAGACGCGGCCTTATGGCTGTTCGGTAAAATACTGA
- a CDS encoding fatty acid desaturase, with product MTDVVRGFANSPLNWPAIIMFGLTHGLVLTLLPWYALTHDFSLAAWIGAAFFMGATGMSITAGYHRLWSHRAYEAHWLVRLPLMLFGAMSLQNSTLIWASLHRVHHKNVDHVDLDPYSIRRGFWFAHMGWMLRDYPSAELDLSNVRDLEKDPLLAFQHKHYLGLALFMNIGMPLLVGAAFGDAWGFLLLGGLLRIVLNHHFTFFINSAAHWWGRRPYTIENSARDNDLISLVTFGEGYHNYHHLFQWDYRNGIRWWQFDPTKWLIYGCSTLGLAWNLKRVPEFLVQRAMLERQFAEARLGLEGCNHHPTRLQALQTLLQHEVEAFGAIMGEWRALQTDRFEAARKQIADTWENSEVRRRLAHLEESLRMQRKRVRLLRLQSV from the coding sequence ATGACTGATGTGGTACGGGGCTTCGCCAACAGCCCTCTGAACTGGCCCGCCATCATAATGTTCGGCCTGACCCATGGCCTCGTGCTGACGCTACTGCCGTGGTACGCGCTGACGCATGATTTCAGCCTGGCCGCCTGGATTGGCGCCGCCTTTTTCATGGGCGCCACCGGCATGTCGATCACCGCCGGTTATCACCGACTGTGGTCGCACCGTGCCTACGAAGCCCACTGGCTGGTGCGCCTGCCGCTGATGCTGTTCGGCGCCATGTCGCTGCAGAACAGCACCCTGATCTGGGCATCGCTGCACCGCGTGCACCACAAGAACGTGGACCACGTCGACCTTGATCCGTATTCGATCCGGCGCGGCTTCTGGTTCGCGCACATGGGCTGGATGCTGCGTGACTATCCCAGCGCCGAGCTGGACCTGTCGAATGTGCGGGATCTCGAAAAGGATCCTTTGCTCGCATTCCAGCACAAGCATTACCTTGGTCTGGCCCTGTTCATGAACATCGGCATGCCGCTGCTGGTCGGCGCCGCCTTCGGCGATGCCTGGGGCTTCCTGCTGTTGGGCGGCCTGCTGCGCATCGTGCTGAACCATCACTTCACGTTCTTCATCAACTCCGCCGCGCACTGGTGGGGCCGCCGGCCGTACACCATCGAAAATTCGGCGCGTGACAACGACCTGATCTCGCTGGTGACCTTCGGCGAGGGTTATCACAACTATCACCACCTGTTTCAGTGGGACTACCGCAACGGCATCCGCTGGTGGCAGTTCGACCCGACGAAATGGCTGATCTACGGCTGTTCGACCCTGGGGCTGGCGTGGAACCTCAAGCGCGTGCCGGAATTCCTGGTGCAGCGCGCCATGCTGGAACGACAGTTCGCCGAAGCCCGGCTGGGACTGGAAGGCTGCAACCACCATCCGACCCGTCTGCAGGCCCTGCAGACCCTGTTGCAGCACGAGGTGGAAGCCTTCGGTGCGATCATGGGCGAATGGCGCGCGCTGCAGACCGATCGCTTCGAGGCGGCGCGCAAGCAGATCGCGGATACCTGGGAGAACAGCGAAGTCCGCCGTCGTCTGGCGCATCTGGAAGAATCCCTGCGTATGCAGCGCAAGCGCGTCAGATTGTTGCGGCTTCAATCAGTCTGA
- the gloA gene encoding lactoylglutathione lyase yields the protein MRILHTMLRVGDLDRSIAFYQDVLGMQLRSRKDFPGGEFTLAFLGFESDPNGAEIELTHNWGQRDYQLGDAYGHIAVSVDDAAMACERVRARGGKVTREAGPMKHGSTVIAFVEDPDGYKIEFIQGA from the coding sequence ATGCGAATTCTTCACACCATGCTGCGCGTGGGCGATCTCGATCGCTCGATCGCGTTCTACCAGGATGTACTCGGCATGCAGTTGCGCAGCCGCAAGGATTTTCCGGGTGGCGAGTTCACCCTGGCGTTCCTGGGCTTCGAGTCGGACCCGAACGGTGCCGAAATCGAACTGACACACAACTGGGGTCAGCGCGACTATCAGCTTGGCGACGCCTACGGCCACATCGCCGTCTCGGTCGACGATGCGGCCATGGCCTGCGAACGGGTTCGTGCGCGCGGCGGCAAGGTCACGCGCGAAGCGGGTCCGATGAAGCACGGCAGCACCGTGATCGCCTTTGTCGAGGACCCGGACGGCTACAAGATCGAGTTCATCCAGGGCGCGTAG